In Aedes albopictus strain Foshan chromosome 3, AalbF5, whole genome shotgun sequence, the following are encoded in one genomic region:
- the LOC134284271 gene encoding uncharacterized protein LOC134284271: MAPVHKLVAIAACLISAAVAYNIPQELIHCYRGNFTQPSVGFNQQLLLELIRKVEEKNPTTLDMRMLSVELIHRLRIDGIEKAPGLQETEFVTPYSTRGIMVPKYKLLLQLVSNIPGTIEFDRFLSPWEICLLHRLLSSTVEPYQRGDERTSCPAPVGDPSRNAQAPWITQNKSQMNQTTGTTFERPISRCPLEGGTCRSLRYGTVSPGVVVMSIAAGLQPQNVRISEFISAYKRKGTYENLETMERADTRKQMEKLLSSMESIDNTYVVGLAGDLAEVCLYQGPYVGTDLRVGLQGNWNDTFFPRLRLLADTHEGRWEMTDSELLSGIDGYFLAQQVPYFVNKVRRLRLSQVLDMYYSNRGIPVVSIENTGKRKLPNVKQMPSERLSKNSELNDDSLKNLFNAERKTKLWKVFNEHEVQDPQGDTQNVPEDINRACYRKEILQTIDKDRLKQETFNFVQVLQYTTGSVVVEDSLMRRNCDAAVDRFFSYAGNLLSAFEDCTTVGMSDTKPIIDLLLVIDGSRSEYENQRIIFHLAELIDVSIYGSSMSVINGQSGDFMVNRTQSLSSIFEQLSAYEGSYPAALSLSNSFDAIIRRLSDQMDDERAYRTVGARAPVILVISQGARIVNTDFTSARRMLTSTFEQFPDLYFVFLTNDATTFSQLTDFSGISHSRVPVEEHYKIIESSSIDPQPYSELLQANLKAIPQRLVAPFCRTEANRKSWRAVNVREEYEQYLSPGVELRYRINRNFLINTDHVGIQFQNSGYGELTVCGTMDSSFAGLACTTTTPENDNVWFNFTGLCSGIPGIECRSIYFLVQLDTSYMRCSENDCRYPDQVRFVIKHEGLRCPSDGSGARSLGIGWIVPLIPLLFMVRMFRLI, translated from the exons ATGGCACCTGTTCATAAACTTGTTGCAATAGCTGCATGTTTGATTAGTGCCGCCGTAGCGTACAACATACCGCAGGAGTTGATTCATTGCTATCGTGGTAACTTCACTCAACCTTCAGTGGGTTTCAACCAACAACTACTATTGGAGCTGATCCGAAAGGTTGAAGAGAAGAACCCTACCACGTTGGATATGCGGATGCTCAGCGTAGAGCTGATTCATCG TCTTCGAATTGATGGCATAGAAAAAGCTCCAGGTCTTCAGGAAACGGAATTCGTGACGCCCTACAGCACCCGTGGAATAATGGTACCCAAGTACAAACTGCTCCTACAGCTGGTATCCAATATCCCCGGAACGATCGAGTTCGATAGATTCCTTAGCCCATGGGAGATCTGCCTGCTTCATAGACTGTTGAGTAGCACGGTCGAACCGTATCAGCGTGGAGACGAACGAACCAGCTGCCCGGCGCCAGTTGGAGACCCATCCCGAAATGCGCAGGCACCGTGGATTACTCAGAACAA GTCCCAAATGAACCAAACGACAGGCACCACATTCGAGCGTCCAATTTCACGATGTCCACTAGAAGGCGGCACCTGCCGTAGCTTACGATACGGAACAGTATCTCCTGGAGTGGTGGTTATGTCCATTGCAGCTGGACTTCAACCTCAGAACGTCCGAATCAGTGAATTCATCTCCGCCTATAAGAGAAAGGGCACATACGAAAACTTGGAAACGATGGAACGAGCTGATACGCGTAAGCAGATGGAGAAACTGCTTTCTTCGATGGAGTCGATCGACAATACGTACGTTGTTGGACTGGCGGGAGATTTGGCCGAAGTTTGCTTGTATCAGGGTCCTTACGTGGGTACCGATCTGCGTGTTGGACTCCAAGGCAACTGGAACGACACGTTTTTCCCTAGGTTACGATTGCTGGCCGATACACACGAAGGCCGATGGGAAATGACCGACAGTGAACTTCTGTCAGGAATCGACGGCTATTTCTTGGCCCAGCAAGTTCCATACTTTGTTAACAAAGTTAGGCGGCTTCGGCTATCGCAGGTACTCGACATGTACTACAGCAATCGAGGTATTCCGGTGGTTTCTATTGAAAATACTGGAAAGCGTAAGCTTCCCAATGTGAAACAGATGCCTAGTGAAAGGTTGTCCAAGAACTCCGAGCTCAACGATGATTCGCTGAAAAATCTGTTCAACGCTGAGAGAAAGACCAAGTTGTGGAAGGTGTTTAACGAACATGAGGTGCAAGACCCGCAAGGAGACACCCAAAACGTCCCTGAAGATATCAACAGGGCCTGTTAtagaaaggaaattctccagacgATCGATAAAGACCGTTTGAAGCAAGAAACGTTCAACTTTGTGCAGGTTTTGCAGTATACAACCGGCAGCGTTGTTGTGGAGGATTCACTGATGAGAAGGAACTGTGATGCAGCAGTTGATCGGTTCTTTAGTTACGCGGGAAATTTGTTAAGTGCTTTCGAGGATTGCACGACGGTTGGAATGTCGGATACTAAGCCCATTATAGATTTGTTGTTGGTTATTGATGGATCGCGAAGTGAATACGAAAATCAAAGAATTATCTT TCATTTGGCCGAGCTAATCGACGTTTCTATCTATGGTTCGTCAATGAGTGTTATAAACGGTCAATCGGGTGATTTCATGGTCAATCGAACACAGAGTTTGTCCAGCATTTTCGAACAGCTCTCGGCTTACGAAGGATCTT ATCCGGCTGCATTGTCACTGTCTAACAGCTTTGACGCGATCATTCGCCGCCTATCGGACCAGATGGACGACGAACGTGCTTACCGGACAGTCGGAGCTCGGGCTCCAGTCATTTTGGTCATCTCGCAAGGTGCCCGCATTGTCAATACGGACTTCACCAGTGCCCGTCGAATGCTGACGAGTACCTTTGAACAGTTTCCCGATTTGTACTTTGTATTCCTGACCAACGATGCGACCACGTTCAGTCAATTGACCGATTTT TCAGGAATATCTCACAGTCGAGTTCCCGTCGAAGAGCACTACAAGATCATCGAGTCGTCCTCCATCGATCCCCAGCCATACAGTGAGTTGCTCCAGGCCAACCTGAAAGCCATTCCCCAACGTCTGGTAGCGCCGTTCTGTCGTACCGAAGCTAACCGGAAGTCTTGGCGAGCGGTCAACGTCCGGGAAGAATACGAACAGTACCTGAGTCCAGGAGTGGAACTGCGTTACCGTATCAATCGCAACTTCCTAATCAACACCGATCACGTTGGAATACAGTTTCAGAACTCCGGCTACGGAGAGCTCACAGTTTGTGGAACGATGGACTCGAGTTTTGCGGGTCTTGCCTGTACGACTACCACACCGGAGAACGATAACGTGTGGTTCAACTTTACCGGGTTGTGCTCGGGTATTCCCGGAATTGAGTGCCGCTCGATTTATTTTCTGGTGCAGCTGGATACATCGTATATGCGATGTTCGGAGAATGATTGTCGCTATCCAGACCAGGTGCGATTCGTTATCAAACACGAGGGCTTACGGTGTCCCTCGGATGGAAGTGGAGCTCGGAGTTTAGGGATCGGTTGGATTGTTCCGTTGATTCCCTTATTATTTATGGTTAGAATGTTTCGTTTAATCTAA